The Mesorhizobium loti genome includes a region encoding these proteins:
- a CDS encoding sterol desaturase family protein: protein MDDLKYGVRDKRGDWKPNGRIEGAPLLNWPPRLPKILAWLPGYIWPWNAFHMATALLYWFYVVPSVETMKTIGWGWALWLYAVNAAAILVFYGIFELRYYIKRAQATRFKYNHKFPGDAPSDVFWFQSQNLDNFLRSFFITIPLWTLVEVIFLWCFANGYVPWVGWQDHPVYLAVLVLIAPAIHEVHFFFIHRLIHWGPLYRWIHSVHHNSINPSPWSSLSMHPVEGFLYHAVAFWHLVIPSNPIVALFQLHVAGFGAVNGHLGFDKLEVTEDTAVDSHAYTHYLHHKYFEVNYGGDGLIPLDRWFGTWHDGTREGEAMMDARFQKKKERMNAKAAANP, encoded by the coding sequence ATGGACGATCTCAAATACGGCGTGCGCGACAAGCGCGGCGACTGGAAGCCGAACGGACGCATCGAGGGGGCGCCGTTGCTGAACTGGCCGCCCAGGCTGCCGAAAATCCTGGCGTGGCTGCCCGGCTATATCTGGCCGTGGAATGCCTTCCACATGGCCACTGCCCTGCTCTACTGGTTCTATGTCGTGCCGAGCGTCGAGACGATGAAGACCATAGGCTGGGGCTGGGCGCTATGGCTCTACGCCGTCAACGCGGCGGCGATCCTCGTCTTCTACGGCATCTTCGAGCTGCGCTATTACATCAAGCGCGCCCAGGCGACGCGGTTCAAATACAACCACAAATTCCCCGGCGATGCGCCGTCCGACGTGTTCTGGTTCCAGAGCCAGAACCTCGACAATTTCCTGCGCTCGTTCTTCATCACCATCCCGCTGTGGACGCTGGTCGAAGTCATTTTCCTCTGGTGCTTTGCCAATGGCTACGTGCCGTGGGTTGGCTGGCAGGATCACCCGGTCTACCTCGCCGTGCTGGTGCTGATCGCGCCTGCCATTCACGAGGTGCACTTCTTCTTCATCCACCGCCTGATCCACTGGGGACCGCTCTACCGCTGGATCCATTCGGTCCACCACAATTCGATCAACCCGTCGCCCTGGTCGTCGCTATCGATGCATCCGGTGGAAGGCTTCCTCTACCACGCGGTCGCCTTCTGGCATCTGGTCATCCCATCCAATCCGATCGTCGCGCTGTTCCAGCTGCACGTCGCCGGCTTCGGCGCCGTCAATGGCCATCTCGGGTTCGATAAGCTCGAGGTGACCGAGGATACCGCTGTCGATAGCCACGCCTACACGCACTACCTGCACCACAAATATTTCGAGGTGAACTATGGCGGCGACGGGCTGATCCCGCTCGATCGGTGGTTCGGCACCTGGCACGACGGCACCAGAGAGGGCGAAGCCATGATGGACGCCCGCTTCCAGAAAAAGAAAGAACGCATGAACGCCAAGGCCGCGGCGAACCCTTGA
- a CDS encoding LacI family DNA-binding transcriptional regulator has protein sequence MDQNKRPTIRDVAAEANVSVATVNRVLSGAGAVRQGTRERVRLAAEQIGFYGMGALRSRVAAARPRYRLGFLLHQPGRAFYRNMAEALRLAAETMSDCEIELRTEFLDDLSPQNVASRMLALGAECDAVGVVAAVHPLVTQAVDTLKARNVPVFALISQISATGHVRYIGLDNWKVGRTAAWVFEHVCRAPGKLGILVGNHRYRCQEMNESGFRSYFREHAPGFTLLEPLLTFESSAIAQEMTEKLLNENPDLSGLYVAGGGITGAIAALRSTGRAGSLVVVGYELMDSTRPALLDGTLTFVISHPLARIAQEALAGMVRAVSAPNDGGNFTTILPFEIYTRENI, from the coding sequence ATGGATCAGAACAAGCGGCCGACGATCAGGGATGTAGCCGCCGAGGCCAATGTTTCGGTGGCCACCGTCAACCGGGTGCTGAGCGGCGCTGGTGCCGTGCGCCAGGGCACGCGCGAGCGCGTCAGGCTGGCGGCGGAGCAGATCGGCTTTTATGGCATGGGCGCGCTGCGCAGCCGCGTGGCGGCCGCCCGGCCGCGCTACCGGCTCGGTTTCCTGCTGCACCAGCCCGGCCGTGCCTTCTACCGAAACATGGCCGAGGCGCTGCGCCTTGCAGCCGAAACGATGTCCGACTGCGAGATAGAGCTGCGCACGGAGTTTCTGGACGATCTGTCGCCACAAAACGTTGCTTCGCGGATGTTGGCCTTGGGCGCCGAATGCGATGCCGTCGGCGTCGTCGCCGCGGTCCATCCCCTCGTCACCCAGGCTGTGGATACGCTCAAGGCCCGCAACGTGCCGGTGTTTGCGCTGATCTCGCAGATCTCGGCGACGGGCCATGTGCGCTATATCGGGCTGGACAACTGGAAGGTTGGGCGCACCGCGGCCTGGGTGTTCGAGCATGTCTGCCGGGCGCCCGGCAAGCTCGGCATCCTCGTCGGCAATCACCGCTACCGCTGCCAGGAAATGAACGAGAGCGGCTTTCGCTCCTATTTCCGCGAGCACGCCCCTGGCTTCACCCTGCTGGAACCGCTGCTGACCTTCGAATCGAGCGCCATCGCGCAGGAAATGACCGAAAAGCTGCTGAACGAAAATCCCGATCTGTCGGGCCTTTATGTCGCCGGCGGCGGCATCACCGGCGCCATCGCGGCGTTGCGTTCCACCGGGCGGGCCGGCAGCCTCGTCGTCGTCGGCTATGAGCTGATGGACTCGACGCGCCCGGCACTGCTCGACGGCACGCTGACCTTTGTCATTTCGCACCCGCTCGCCCGCATCGCGCAGGAAGCGCTGGCCGGCATGGTCCGCGCCGTCTCCGCCCCGAACGACGGCGGCAACTTCACGACGATCCTGCCCTTCGAGATCTACACCCGCGAGAACATCTAG
- a CDS encoding helix-turn-helix transcriptional regulator, with translation MKHADEARESGDSRGVDQDRTARYVLDIIPESAGPRRATARGSVIHSVRGPGSQTFLAKEHSTGIVLRPIRKLRASLGSDRIIEYDAPVGCLVINPAGVDSSLAWSATRENAVVSIAPEALMELAAHEFDVGDVELEPPAFGTVDLRALNIAQMITAELTGQMPPNELYLDSLLTVFGVHLLRTYTSRSRQAVSPKGGLSAVGARRVREYLDENFVRKVMVAELASVAGVSPNHFIARFARTFGMPPHRYLINLRLDLAEKLLVGGEFAIAEVAYLTGFSDQSHLAATMKKYRGRTPTRTGQASVKN, from the coding sequence ATGAAACATGCGGACGAGGCTAGGGAAAGCGGCGATTCCCGAGGCGTCGATCAGGATCGGACAGCTCGGTATGTCCTGGATATAATTCCCGAAAGTGCCGGGCCCAGAAGAGCCACCGCGCGGGGCAGTGTAATACATTCCGTCCGTGGTCCCGGATCGCAGACATTCCTGGCCAAGGAGCATTCCACGGGAATTGTGCTGAGGCCCATCCGCAAGTTGAGAGCCTCGCTCGGCAGCGACAGGATCATCGAATACGATGCGCCTGTCGGATGCCTCGTGATCAATCCCGCGGGTGTGGACAGCAGCCTCGCCTGGTCGGCGACCAGGGAAAATGCCGTCGTTTCCATAGCCCCCGAAGCGCTGATGGAGTTGGCGGCTCACGAATTCGATGTCGGCGATGTCGAACTCGAGCCGCCCGCGTTCGGCACGGTCGACCTGCGGGCTCTCAACATAGCCCAGATGATCACTGCCGAACTGACCGGGCAGATGCCTCCGAACGAACTTTATCTGGACTCGCTGCTCACGGTGTTCGGGGTGCATTTGCTGCGCACCTACACGAGCCGCAGCAGGCAGGCCGTGTCGCCCAAAGGCGGGCTCTCAGCCGTTGGCGCTCGACGCGTGCGCGAATATCTCGACGAGAATTTCGTGCGAAAAGTAATGGTCGCCGAACTGGCTTCCGTTGCGGGGGTTTCCCCCAACCATTTCATCGCAAGGTTCGCCAGGACGTTCGGCATGCCGCCGCATCGCTATCTGATCAATCTGCGCCTGGACCTGGCTGAGAAATTGCTCGTCGGTGGCGAGTTCGCGATCGCGGAAGTCGCCTACCTCACCGGGTTCTCGGACCAGAGCCATCTGGCCGCTACCATGAAGAAGTACAGGGGGAGAACGCCGACCAGGACCGGACAGGCTTCGGTCAAAAATTGA